Proteins found in one Lutimonas zeaxanthinifaciens genomic segment:
- a CDS encoding glycerate kinase: MKIVIAPDKFRGSLTGIEFCWIVKEAIWEILPDVEIVEAPVADGGDGTLAAVEAQVPHGKKTMEVHDPLFRKIEASFLYNEEYKIAFVEMAEASGLRLLKEEERNCFHTSTYGTGELIKGAMDAGAETIILGIGGSATNDCGMGMAAALGFQFLDEQGNLVEPIGKNLSEVKKIDTSKVDPRVEVVNFVAASDVISPLYGEEGAAYVYGPQKGASKKEIELLDQGLRDFNEVLIKTFNMDIHDVYGAGAAGGMGAAVLTFFTGEVRPGIELVKEMIGFDKRIEGADWLITGEGKLDFQTLFGKAIKGVVESAQNKNIPVAAFCGRITLPQDALATMGIHYSSAVVLEAKDYEDAMEHGKEYLREMAKKFAIKLSRMD; this comes from the coding sequence ATGAAAATAGTTATAGCACCCGACAAGTTTAGAGGCTCCTTAACAGGGATCGAATTTTGTTGGATCGTCAAGGAGGCGATTTGGGAGATTTTACCTGATGTTGAAATTGTGGAAGCACCTGTTGCTGATGGTGGAGACGGAACACTTGCTGCCGTTGAGGCCCAGGTTCCTCATGGGAAGAAAACCATGGAGGTTCACGATCCTTTGTTTCGAAAAATTGAAGCTTCTTTTCTTTACAATGAAGAGTATAAGATTGCATTTGTTGAAATGGCCGAGGCGTCCGGGCTTCGCTTATTGAAGGAAGAGGAGCGCAATTGTTTTCATACCTCCACCTATGGTACGGGCGAGTTGATCAAAGGAGCAATGGATGCCGGGGCTGAAACGATCATTCTCGGAATAGGAGGTAGTGCTACCAACGACTGTGGCATGGGCATGGCTGCTGCTTTAGGTTTTCAGTTTTTAGATGAGCAGGGAAATCTAGTAGAGCCGATTGGAAAGAATCTATCCGAGGTGAAGAAGATCGACACTTCCAAAGTAGATCCGCGCGTGGAGGTCGTGAATTTCGTAGCCGCCAGTGATGTGATTAGCCCTTTATACGGAGAAGAGGGAGCAGCTTATGTTTACGGGCCGCAAAAAGGGGCGTCTAAAAAGGAGATTGAATTACTTGATCAAGGCCTTCGTGATTTCAATGAGGTTTTAATCAAGACCTTTAATATGGATATTCACGATGTCTACGGAGCAGGAGCCGCAGGTGGCATGGGAGCCGCGGTCCTGACATTTTTTACAGGTGAGGTCCGACCGGGAATAGAACTGGTCAAGGAAATGATCGGTTTTGACAAACGCATTGAAGGTGCTGACTGGCTCATTACCGGAGAAGGAAAGCTGGATTTTCAGACTTTATTCGGAAAAGCGATCAAAGGGGTTGTGGAATCAGCACAGAATAAGAATATTCCGGTTGCGGCTTTTTGCGGAAGGATCACCTTGCCACAGGATGCACTTGCTACCATGGGAATACATTATTCTTCCGCAGTTGTTCTTGAAGCTAAAGATTATGAGGATGCTATGGAGCACGGTAAAGAATACCTTCGAGAAATGGCTAAAAAATTTGCTATTAAGCTGTCTCGGATGGATTGA
- a CDS encoding GntP family permease, protein MLIFISLVIVVALMVLASSKFHVHPFLSLLFAGIVMGFIGGLSEVEVTKTLIDGFGSTLGSIGIIIAFGAIIGVYLERSGGAMALANWVIKKVGDKNAPLAMNLTGFVVSIPVYCDSGFIILSSLIKAISRKSGISLIVLGVSLAAGLYATHVFIPPTPGPLAAAAALDADIGLVILFGLVVAVPVALTGMLWAKYIGSRAEAKDEGESGKTIVKEEDSGAVEESDSGKVRTELPKTYRSFAPILVPIILIALNSIASYPASPFGEGNLTDFLKFVGNPVIALLTGVILVFRLKGPQVTQSHSHWVGEGLKQAGVIILITGAGGAFGAILRATGIGDFIGDRFSGLELGLLLPFIISAVLKTAQGSSTVAIITTAAIVAPILESFGLDSATGRALTVLSVGAGAMTVSHINDSFFWVVSQFSGMDTNTALKSQTVATLLQGLVGALIVMGLGLVFI, encoded by the coding sequence ATGCTCATATTCATTTCCCTTGTTATTGTTGTTGCCCTGATGGTCCTGGCATCTTCAAAATTTCATGTTCATCCGTTCCTGAGCTTACTTTTTGCCGGAATTGTCATGGGTTTTATTGGAGGATTAAGCGAAGTGGAGGTGACCAAAACTTTAATAGATGGCTTTGGAAGTACCCTGGGAAGTATTGGAATCATTATTGCATTTGGTGCCATTATAGGGGTTTATCTGGAAAGGAGTGGAGGAGCCATGGCCCTTGCCAACTGGGTGATCAAAAAAGTAGGGGATAAAAACGCTCCTTTGGCCATGAACTTAACCGGGTTTGTGGTTTCTATTCCTGTATACTGCGATTCGGGTTTTATAATACTCTCGTCATTGATCAAAGCCATAAGCCGAAAATCAGGAATTTCTTTGATTGTCCTTGGGGTTTCCCTGGCAGCAGGTTTGTATGCTACCCATGTGTTTATACCACCAACTCCGGGGCCCCTGGCCGCTGCTGCTGCACTGGATGCTGATATCGGACTGGTGATTCTGTTTGGGCTGGTAGTGGCTGTTCCGGTGGCTCTTACAGGTATGTTATGGGCAAAATATATCGGTTCGAGGGCTGAAGCTAAAGACGAGGGAGAGTCGGGTAAAACCATTGTAAAAGAGGAAGATTCAGGGGCAGTTGAGGAATCCGATTCGGGTAAAGTAAGAACGGAGCTTCCTAAAACTTACAGGTCATTTGCGCCGATTCTGGTTCCTATCATTTTGATTGCACTGAATTCGATCGCTTCATATCCTGCTTCTCCCTTTGGAGAGGGAAATTTGACGGATTTTTTGAAGTTTGTCGGAAATCCGGTGATCGCCTTATTGACGGGGGTAATTCTGGTATTTCGCTTAAAAGGACCTCAGGTCACTCAAAGCCATTCCCATTGGGTTGGAGAAGGTTTAAAACAGGCTGGGGTTATTATTTTGATTACCGGAGCCGGGGGTGCTTTTGGAGCAATTCTTCGTGCAACCGGAATAGGGGACTTTATCGGTGACAGGTTTAGCGGATTGGAACTGGGCCTTTTATTGCCCTTTATAATTTCTGCTGTTCTAAAAACGGCTCAAGGTTCTTCTACCGTAGCAATAATTACTACGGCCGCTATTGTAGCTCCCATCCTGGAAAGTTTTGGTTTGGACTCGGCAACCGGACGAGCTTTGACAGTACTTTCAGTAGGTGCCGGGGCAATGACCGTTTCTCATATAAACGACAGCTTTTTCTGGGTGGTGTCGCAATTTTCCGGGATGGACACCAATACGGCACTAAAAAGCCAGACCGTTGCCACTTTATTGCAGGGGCTTGTTGGTGCATTGATCGTTATGGGACTAGGTTTGGTGTTTATCTAG
- a CDS encoding Gfo/Idh/MocA family protein yields the protein MKKFAMIGASGYIAPRHMQAIKETGNELVAALDNFDSVGIIDSHFPNASFFTEFERFDRHISKLKYERNMHIDYLSICTPNYLHDAHIRFALRQDSDAICEKPLVLNPWNMDALAKIEKETGKKIFNILQLRVHPGIIALKKKIEEGPKDKIYDIDLTYLTSRGTWYYTSWKGDISKSGGIATNIGVHFFDMLSWIFGELKQNIVHINTHDRSSGYLEFEKARVRWFLSINYDVLPDEIKAKGQRTYRSITLEGEELEFSEGFTDLHTVSYQEILNGKGYGLEAPRQAIEIVHAIRNSNPVGPIGEYHPFAKKPLVPHPFK from the coding sequence TTGAAAAAATTTGCAATGATAGGTGCTTCTGGTTATATAGCACCCCGACATATGCAGGCGATTAAGGAAACTGGAAATGAACTTGTTGCAGCTCTTGATAACTTTGACAGCGTCGGAATCATTGATTCTCATTTCCCAAATGCATCTTTTTTTACGGAATTTGAAAGATTTGACAGGCATATTTCAAAGTTGAAATATGAGAGAAATATGCATATTGATTATTTAAGTATTTGTACTCCCAACTACTTGCATGATGCTCACATTAGATTTGCACTGAGACAGGATTCAGATGCTATATGTGAAAAGCCTCTTGTTTTAAACCCTTGGAATATGGATGCTTTAGCAAAAATTGAAAAAGAAACCGGTAAAAAGATTTTTAATATTCTTCAGTTAAGGGTTCATCCTGGTATTATTGCTCTAAAGAAAAAAATTGAAGAGGGACCCAAGGATAAAATCTATGATATAGATTTAACCTATTTAACATCAAGGGGAACTTGGTACTATACTTCATGGAAGGGAGATATATCTAAGTCTGGAGGGATTGCTACAAATATAGGAGTTCATTTTTTTGATATGCTATCCTGGATATTTGGAGAATTAAAGCAAAATATTGTTCACATAAATACACATGACAGATCATCTGGATATCTTGAATTCGAAAAAGCCAGAGTTAGATGGTTCTTATCAATTAATTATGATGTTTTGCCAGACGAAATTAAGGCGAAAGGACAACGAACATATCGATCAATTACCTTGGAAGGTGAAGAATTGGAATTTAGTGAAGGATTTACAGACTTGCATACGGTATCCTATCAAGAAATTCTGAATGGTAAAGGCTATGGTTTGGAAGCACCTCGTCAGGCTATTGAAATTGTTCATGCGATTCGAAATTCGAACCCTGTTGGTCCAATCGGAGAATACCATCCATTTGCAAAGAAGCCATTGGTGCCACATCCTTTTAAATAA